The following are from one region of the Aspergillus chevalieri M1 DNA, chromosome 1, nearly complete sequence genome:
- the TSR3 gene encoding ribosome biogenesis TSR3 family protein (BUSCO:EOG092656RK;~COG:S;~EggNog:ENOG410PI8M;~InterPro:IPR007209,IPR022968,IPR007177;~PFAM:PF04068,PF04034;~go_function: GO:0016740 - transferase activity [Evidence IEA];~go_process: GO:0006364 - rRNA processing [Evidence IEA]): MRHKKDNFSRGGKKPSNPRPRRPVPRGDNESSTSSRPPFKAACWDLGHCDPKRCSGKRLMQFGLMRELSIGQKYPGVIVSPNAKKIISPADRDLLETHGAAVVECSWVRVQEVPWSRIGGKCERLLPYLIAANTVNYGKPWRLNCVEALAACFYICGHEDWAKDVLKPFRYGDAFLEINNKLLKRYAACATEEEVKKTEEEWLAKIEAEYAANRDVGADDMWTVGNTNRQVVDSDSDDDDKDEEDEESNKKKDENGSGDEEEEGEEDKDPFAISDDSEDEAQMAEIRQKILNSKSFQNPSVDDDDDRPTNQPEKVTRPDEQPVLREDSDAESGSAGSENEDDEEFDNIINATPVTDRTGIISTSRRKGKETFSASFSRTVVNAPKRW; encoded by the exons ATGCGCCACAAAAAAGACAACTTCTCCCGAGGAGGCAAGAAACCATCCAATCCCCGCCCTCGTCGTCCTGTACCCCGCGGCGATAACGAGTCTTCGACTTCCTCCAGACCACCGTTCAAGGCCGCTTGCTGGGACTTGGGCCATTGCGATCCGAAACGATGCTCCGGCAAGAGATTGATGCAGTTTGGGTTGATGCGCGAGCTTTCGATTGGGCAGAAATATCCGGGTGTGATTGTGTC ACCGAATGCGAAAAAGATCATATCCCCAGCAGACCGCGACCTCCTCGAAACGCACGGCGCAGCAGTAGTAGAATGCTCATGGGTCCGAGTCCAAGAAGTCCCCTGGTCCCGCATCGGCGGCAAATGCGAAAGACTACTACCGTACCTCATCGCCGCAAACACAGTCAACTACGGCAAGCCCTGGCGCTTGAACTGCGTTGAAGCCCTCGCCGCCTGCTTCTACATCTGCGGCCACGAAGACTGGGCCAAAGACGTCCTGAAACCATTCCGCTACGGCGACGCTTTCCTTGAGATCAATAACAAGCTACTGAAGCGGTACGCTGCATGCGCGACGGAGGAAGAGGTTAAGAAGACGGAGGAGGAATGGCTGGCGAAGATTGAGGCGGAGTATGCGGCGAATCGGGATGTGGGTGCGGATGATATGTGGACTGTCGGGAATACGAATCGGCAGGTTGTcgattcggattcggatgatgatgacaaggatgaagaggacgaggagagcAATAAGAAGAAAGATGAGAACGGGTCGggcgacgaagaggaagaaggggaggAGGATAAAGACCCCTTTGCCATCTCCGACGACTCCGAAGACGAAGCCCAAATGGCCGAAATCCGCCAGAAAATCCTTAACTCCAAATCATTCCAAAACCCCTCCgtcgacgatgacgatgaccgGCCTACAAATCAGCCTGAGAAGGTTACCCGTCCAGATGAACAGCCAGTCCTGCGCGAAGACTCAGATGCTGAGTCTGGCTCCGCGGGGAGTGAAAatgaagacgacgaggagtTTGATAATATCATTAATGCGACACCAGTTACAGATCGGACGGGAATTATTTCTAcgtcgaggaggaaggggaaggaGACGTTTAGCGCGTCATTTTCGAGGACAGTGGTTAATGCGCCGAAGCGGTGGTGA
- the MCA1_1 gene encoding Ca(2+)-dependent cysteine protease (COG:D,O;~EggNog:ENOG410PGJT;~InterPro:IPR029030;~MEROPS:MER0114503;~PFAM:PF00656): MSYYPPYSGPPGYPPQQHYPPSNYGSQQQYPPMQQSSYGGYPGQAYHHHHQQSNPYGYGHSPQPSYGSPALNNGYGHAPSGYGQPPAAPTGGSMYGRQQYGGGGSGGPAPPPSGPVAFGHGAPQGYNFQYSRCTGKRKALLIGINYFGQKGQLRGCINDVKNVSTYLNQSFGYAREDMVILTDDQQNPMSQPTKANILRAMHWLVKDAQPNDSLFFHYSGHGGQTPDEDGDEDDGYDEVIYPVDFRVAGHIVDDEMHRIMVKSLQPGVRLTAIFDSCHSGSALDLPYVYSTSGVLKEPNLAKEAGQGLLGVVSAYARGDMGGMVSTAVGFLKKATKGDDAYERTKQTKTSPADVIMWSGSKDSQTSADASIAGESTGAMSWAFITALRKNPQQSYVQLLNSIRDELATKYSQKPQLSSSHPLDTNLLYVM; the protein is encoded by the exons ATGTCCTACTATCCGCCGTATTCGGGCCCTCCGGGTTATCCCCCGCAACAGCATTATCCTCCTTCCAATTACGGGTCCCAGCAACAATATCC ACCAATGCAGCAGTCCTCATATGGCGGCTATCCCGGACAAgcctaccaccaccaccaccagcagtccAACCCTTATGGATACGGTCACTCTCCCCAGCCTTCCTACGGATCGCCAGCCCTCAATAACGGTTATGGG CATGCACCTTCGGGATACGGTCAACCTCCGGCCGCGCCGACTGGAGGTTCAATGTATGGGCGACAACAGT ATGGTGGCGGTGGTAGTGGAGGCCCGGCACCTCCGCCGTCTGGGCCGGTCGCGTTCGGCCACGGCGCTCCGCAGGGTTACAACTTCCAGTACTCGCGCTGTACGGGAAAGAGAAAGGCGCTCTTGATCGGAATCAACTACTTTGGCCAGAAGGGTCAGCTGCGTGGCTGTATCAATGATGTTAAGAATGTGTCGACCTATCTGAATCAGAGCTTTGGCTATGCTAGGGAGGACATGGTCATCCTTACCGATGACCAGCAGAATCCTATGAGCCAGCCGACTAAGGCGAACATTCTTCGTGCTATGCACTGGTTGGTCAAGGATGCGCAGCCCAATGACTCGCTCTTTTTCCACTATTCCG GTCACGGAGGTCAGACACCAGATGAAGACGGCGACGAAGATGATGGGTACGACGAAGTGATCTATCCCGTTGATTTCCGGGTGGCAGGACATATTGTGGACGATGAGATGCACCGGATCATGGTCAAGTCCCTCCAGCCAGGTGTGCGACTGACTGCCATTTTTGACTCGTGTCACTCCGGTTCCGCTCTTGACTTGCCTTATGTTTATTCGACCTCGGGTGTACTCAAAGAGCCCAACCTGGCCAAGGAAGCTGGTCAGGGCTTGCTGGGTGTTGTGTCCGCGTACGCACGTGGCGACATGGGTGGCATGGTTTCGACCGCTGTCGGTTTTCTCAAGAAGGCGACGAAGGGCGACGATGCATACGAGCGGACCAAGCAGACCAAGACCAGCCCGGCGGATGTCATCATGTGGTCCGGCAGCAAGGACAGCCAGACCAGTGCCGATGCATCCATTGCTGGCGAATCGACCGGTGCCATGTCCTGGGCGTTCATCACGGCCCTGCGCAAGAATCCCCAGCAAAGTTACGTGCAGTTGCTGAACAGTATTCGGGACGAATTGGCGACCAAGTATTCGCAGAAACCGCAGTTGAGCAGCAGTCATCCCCTGG ACACCAACCTTCTTTATGTTATGTAG
- a CDS encoding uncharacterized protein (COG:S;~EggNog:ENOG410PMEY;~InterPro:IPR004875,IPR009057,IPR006600,IPR007889;~PFAM:PF03221,PF05225,PF03184;~go_function: GO:0003676 - nucleic acid binding [Evidence IEA];~go_function: GO:0003677 - DNA binding [Evidence IEA]): protein MIEALQTNTMPPKSHTKSKNSVEQEGRMLLAISALNNNEISNIREAARVYNVPRSTLQDRLRGKTYRDETRANNHKMTQNEEESLVQWILSLDRRGAAPRPAHIQEMANILLSKRGHTTTTTVGDKWVYNFIKRHDMLKSRFSRRYNYQRAECEDPKIIKEWFDRVQITIMQHGIALEDIYNFDETGYAMGLIATAKVVTRAEMTGRPFLVQPGNREWVTSIECINSTGWALPPCIIFKGKVHIEGWYQDEALPKDWRIEVSDNGWTTDQIGLQWLRNTFIPATNGRMTGKYRLLILDGHGSHLTPQFNEICNQNDIIPICMPAHSSHLLQPLDVGCFAPLKKAYGRLVENKARRNFNHIDKLDFLEAYLLQTSLCQTHVMTRELGQNHWMMVREGYAGSDRDQVDIRTGHVIWYMVYGTVYRMVYGIWYTGYNVAHELVYGPKDI from the coding sequence ATGATTGAAGCACTTCAAACCAAtaccatgccaccaaaatcGCATACCAAATCAAAAAATTCAGTTGAGCAGGAGGGGAGGATGCTCCTTGCAATATCTGCTTTAAACAATAATGAAATATCCAATATTCGTGAAGCAGCACGTGTTTATAATGTGCCACGCTCTACTCTCCAAGACCGGCTACGCGGAAAGACATATCGGGATGAGACACGCGCAAATAATCATAAAATGACTcaaaatgaagaggaatcgctTGTACAATGGATACTATCACTTGATCGACgtggagcagctccccgACCAGCTCATATTCAGGAAATGGCTAATATTCTACTCTCAAAGCGGGGCCatacaaccacaacaactGTTGGAGATAAATGGGTCTATAACTTTATCAAACGCCATGACATGCTTAAATCCCGATTCTCCCGACGCTATAACTACCAACGTGCTGAGTGTGAAGACCCCAAAATCATCAAGGAGTGGTTTGATCGGGTGCAAATTACTATCATGCAACATGGGATTGCGCttgaagatatctacaactttGATGAGACAGGATATGCAATGGGCCTTATAGCTACTGCTAAAGTAGTTACCAGAGCAGAGATGACTGGCCGGCCCTTTCTTGTACAGCCAGGAAACCGGGAATGGGTTACATCTATCGAGTGTATCAACTCTACAGGATGGGCTCTACCACCATGCATTATCTTCAAAGGGAAGGTCCATATTGAGGGATGGTATCAAGATGAGGCCTTGCCAAAGGACTGGAGGATTGAAGTCAGTGATAACGGATGGACAACTGATCAAATCGGACTACAATGGCTTCGAAATACCTTTATTCCAGCTACAAATGGCCGTATGACTGGAAAATACCGCCTCctgattcttgatggccatggaagTCATTTAACACCTCAATTTAATGAAATATGCAATCAAAATGATATTATACCAATCTGCATGCCAGCACATTCATCGCACCTTCtacaacctcttgatgtggGCTGTTTCGCGCCTTTGAAGAAGGCATATGGCCGTTTGGTTGAGAATAAGGCACGGCGCAACTTCAACCATATTGACAAACTTGACTTTCTTGAGGCCTAtctgttacagacctcgtTGTGTCAGACTCACGTGATGACACGGGAGCTAGgacagaatcattggatgaTGGTTAGAGAAGGATATGCGGGAAGCgacagggatcaagttgatatccgaacgggtcacgtgatatggtatatggtatatggcacggtatacaggatggtatatggtatatggtatacggGTTACAACGTGGCACACGAACTGGTATACGGaccaaaggatatataa
- the CCT7 gene encoding chaperonin-containing T-complex subunit CCT7 (COG:O;~EggNog:ENOG410PGHA;~InterPro:IPR002423,IPR012720,IPR027410,IPR027413, IPR017998,IPR002194,IPR027409;~PFAM:PF00118;~go_function: GO:0005524 - ATP binding [Evidence IEA];~go_function: GO:0051082 - unfolded protein binding [Evidence IEA];~go_process: GO:0006457 - protein folding [Evidence IEA]), which produces MAFAGQAPTIVVLKEGTDTSQGKGQIVSNINACVAVQSTIKSTLGPYGGDLLLVDNNGKQTITNDGATVMKLLDIVHPAARILTDIARSQDAEVGDGTTSVVVLAGEILKEVRELVEQGVSPQTIVKGLRRGSAMAVNKVKEIAVDMIDAAGSEEKKVETLRRLAATAMNSKLIKRNTDFFTKMVVDSVLTLDQNDLNEKLIGVKKVTGGGLQDSLFVNGVAFKKTFSYAGFEQQPKSFKDPKIVCLNVELELKSEKDNAEVRVEQVSEYQAIVDAEWQIIYNKLEAIYKTGAKVVLSKLPIGDLATQYFADRDIFCAGRVSSDDMDRVCLATGAATQSTCSDIQERHLGSCGSFEESQIGSERFNFFSECPGAKTCTLVLRGGAEQFIAEVERSLHDAIMIVKRALRNTTIVAGGGATEMELSGYMHGFADRNVPHKQQAVVKAFAKALEVIPRQLCDNAGFDATDILNRLRVEHRKGNVWAGVDFDHEGVRDNMAAFVWEPSLVKVNAIQAAVEAACLILSVDETIKNEESAAPQAPGRGLPPGAAQRALGGGRGRGMPRRR; this is translated from the exons ATGGCCTTTGCCGGCCAAGCACCCACGATCGTCGTGTTGAAGGAGG GGACGGACACATCCCAGGGAAAGGGTCAGATTGTTTCGAACATTAACGCCTGCGTTGCGGTGCAATCCACGATCAAGAGCACGCTCGGTCCGTATGGAGGTGATCTGTTGCTTGTTGACAACAACGGCAAACAGACGATTACAAACGATGGAGCCACTGTGATGAAA CTCCTCGATATTGTCCACCCCGCCGCCCGCATTCTCACCGACATCGCACGATCCCAGGACGCCGAAGTGGGAGATGGAACAACCTCGGTCGTCGTTCTTGCTGGTGAGATCCTTAAGGAGGTTCGGGAGTTGGTGGAGCAGGGTGTCAGCCCACAGACTATCGTCAAGGGTCTGCGGAGGGGGAGCGCCATGGCCGTCAACAAGGTGAAGGAGATTGCTGTGGATATGATCGATGCCGCTGGTAGTGAGGAAAAGAAGGTCGAGACTCTCCGGAGGTTGGCTGCGACTGCTATGAACAGCAAACTGATCAAGCGGAATACGGACTTTTTTACCAAGA TGGTTGTCGATTCGGTCCTGACGCTGGACCAGAACGACCTCAACGAGAAGTTGATTGGTGTGAAGAAAGTTACTGGAGGTGGTCTTCAGGATTCGCTTTTCGTCAACGGTGTTGCCTTCAAGAAGACTTTCTCGTACGCCGGTTTTGAGCAGCAGCCGAAGTCGTTTAAGGACCCCAAGATTGTTTGCTTGAACGTCGAACTCGAATTGAAGAGCGAAAAGGACAACGCCGAGGTCCGGGTTGAGCAGGTGTCTGAATACCAAGCCATTGTCGATGCCGAGTGGCAGATCATCTACAACAAGCTCGAGGCTATTTACAAGACGGGTGCTAAGGTTGTTCTTAGCAAGCTGCCTATTGGTGACCTTGCTACACA GTACTTCGCTGATCGTGACATTTTCTGCGCTGGTCGCGTTTCTTCCGACGATATGGACCGAGTCTGCCTGGCGACTGGTGCCGCAACGCAGTCGACATGCAGCGACATCCAGGAACGTCACTTGGGCTCCTGCGGTTCGTTCGAGGAGAGCCAGATCGGTAGTGAACGTTTCAACTTCTTCTCGGAATGCCCAGGTGCTAAGACATGCACCCTGGTCCTGCGTGGTGGTGCGGAACAATTCATTGCTGAAGTCGAGCGGAGTTTGCACGATGCTATCATGATTGTCAAGCGCGCTCTGCGCAACACAACCATCgtggctggtggtggtgccacCGAGATGGAGCTCTCAGGCTATATGCACGGCTTCGCAGACCGCAACGTCCCCCACAAGCAGCAGGCCGTCGTCAAGGCCTTCGCCAAGGCTTTGGAAGTTATTCCCCGTCAACTGTGTGACAATGCTGGTTTCGACGCTACCGACATTCTAAACCGCCTCCGTGTGGAGCACCGCAAGGGCAATGTCTGGGCGGGTGTTGACTTTGACCACGAGGGCGTCCGGGACAACATGGCCGCGTTTGTGTGGGAGCCTAGTCTGGTCAAGGTGAACGCCATTCAAGCAGCAGTGGAAGCTGCTTGCTTGATTCTGAGCGTGGATGAGACAATAA AGAACGAAGAGTCCGCCGCGCCACAGGCACCTGGTCGCGGTCTTCCCCCGGGTGCTGCCCAGCGCGCTCTCGGTGGTGGACGGGGTCGGGGAATGCCTCGGAGACGGTAA
- a CDS encoding putative histone acetyltransferase Spt10 (COG:K;~EggNog:ENOG410PHBZ;~InterPro:IPR016181,IPR000182,IPR015416;~PFAM:PF09337,PF00583,PF17921;~go_function: GO:0008080 - N-acetyltransferase activity [Evidence IEA]) — MPAVHGDLMAPVFPTEEYFPDTIFPRQVTLRDRITIATLVPFPSSDLVPRSLLGYLSDQLNKEIEKGDTYAMTDPIPFSLFGPYWFSNFGAIMLLGDIKGVEEVQAMDQEGTNWSKTCLGSFNIRPNYPGRSNHVCNGMFIVTDAARNKGVGRLMGETYLEWAPRMGYTYAVFNLVYETNVASCRIWDSLGFKRIGRVPGGGRLLSNPGQFVDAIIYGRDLNLEGDDSVSQDRFEKIRYYLKHAKYPRGADRAEKSRLRSAATHYKLIGGEDGEPERLMLKGKEVVSDPQQQYDIAQDIHNEHHAGINKTTAAIAVKYHWVRIKETVSRVIRDCPECKETLKTTMPNGIRDDDPPETEERATTFHQQEKNEPDLSSHGVLDTKLYIDESTAGPSTQTPSFQNTNPFAPTHTPTIQEPLNTISDYSTMPLDPQMIETHAHLSRFPHYDTMADPYSHGSHILQHTNFDDEVRHHAANEYQMMVDDPDGTGLRPETLGLVHPQANELQDAHEILNKYAYGGRPEDDLDFT, encoded by the exons ATGCCCGCGGTACACGGTGATTTGATGGCCCCGGTGTTCCCTACCGAGGAGTACTTTCCGGACACCATCTTTCCACGGCAGGTGACTCTCAGGGACCGCATCACCATTGCGACCTTGGTCCCGTTCCCATCGTCAGACCTGGTTCCTAGGTCCCTGTTAGGGTACCTGTCTGATCAGTTGAACAAGGAAATCGAAAAAGGAGATACTTATGCTATGACCGATCCCATTCCGTTTAGTCTGTTTGGGCCATACTGGTTCTCCAATTTCGGTGCCATCATGCTCCTGGGTGATATAAAGGGCGTGGAAGAAGTTCAGGCGATGGACCAGGAAGGAACCAATTGGTCCAAAACCTGCCTGGGCAGCTTCAATATCAGGCCGAACTACCCAGGCCGTAGTAACCATGTTTGCAATGGCATGTTTATTGTCACGGATGCTGCTCGAAACAAAGGTGTAGGTAGGTTGATGGGTGAAACGTATTTGGAGTGGGCTCCCCGAATG GGTTACACGTACGCTGTATTCAACTTGGTCTATGAGACTAATGTTGCCTCGTGTCGCATCTGGGATTCCTTAGGCTTCAAACGAATTGGAAGGGTACCAGGGGGCGGTAGACTCCTATCCAATCCGGGGCAATTTGTCGACGCAATCATCTATGGGCGGGACCTCAACCTCGAAGGCGACGATTCGGTCAGTCAGGATCGTTTCGAGAAAATTAGATATTATCTGAAGCACGCCAAATACCCTCGAGGAGCTGATAGAGCAGAAAAGAGTCGTCTTCGGAGCGCAGCGACGCATTACAAGCTTATCGGTGGTGAAGATGGGGAGCCTGAGAGGCTGATGTTGAAGGGCAAAGAGGTAGTATCCGATCCTCAACAGCAGTATGACATTGCTCAAGATATACACAACGAGCACCATGCGGGAATCAACAAGACCACTGCGGCCATCGCAGTCAAGTATCATTGGGTCAGGATTAAGGAAACTGTCAGTCGGGTCATACGGGATTGTCCTGAGTGCAAGGAAACCCTCAAAACAACCATGCCCAACGGGATTAGAGACGATGATCCACCTGAAACCGAAGAAAGAGCCACCACTTTCCATCAACAGGAGAAGAACGAGCCGGACCTGTCCTCGCATGGAGTCCTGGATACGAAACTGTACATAGACGAGTCGACAGCAGGACCATCCACTCAAACTCCAAGCTTCCAGAATACGAATCCCTTCGCTCCTACACATACACCTACTATCCAAGAACCTCTCAACACAATAAGCGACTACTCTACAATGCCTCTTGATCCGCAAATGATTGAGACCCACGCACACCTTTCTCGCTTCCCACACTACGACACCATGGCAGATCCCTATTCCCATGGCTCACACATTCTACAACACACGAATTTTGACGACGAAGTACGACATCATGCGGCCAATGAGTACCAAATGATGGTTGACGATCCCGATGGTACGGGACTGCGGCCGGAGACATTGGGGCTGGTACATCCCCAGGCGAATGAATTGCAAGATGCACACGAGATTCTAAATAAATATGCATACGGAGGACGACCTGAAGATGATTTGGACTTTACATGA
- a CDS encoding uncharacterized protein (COG:V;~EggNog:ENOG410PVIH;~InterPro:IPR007822,IPR012341;~go_process: GO:0005975 - carbohydrate metabolic process [Evidence IEA]), with amino-acid sequence MATERPQYYQNTLKPIELSQESLQQTLQELRDAARRGADMVKEGSPPAGEWGIGGLFLGNPGITLAFLRLAHQAASLKKDNESSPPDFRKDANERIYTGPDLPLLPSRLSPLGSLSPIPAAVLRILAAATSNRAVSKDDIQCFYQAVELAMKNGHIVPHAGDNLGGDEILYGRAGLLWSILNIRAHKYDEDTEKALKPLYESIPKLVDVIIEAGRQGARDCAKLYGDKDTLPLMYMWMEKYYCLGAVHGAGLYTYY; translated from the exons ATGGCAACTGAACGTCCTCAGTACTACCAAAATACGCTCAAACCAATCGAGCTCAGCCAAGAGTCATTACAACAGACTCTGCAGGAATTACGTGATGCGGCCAGGCGTGGAGCTGACATGGTGAAAGAGGGCAGCCCTCCTGCTGGCGAATGGGGAATCGGGGGCTTGTTCTTAGGAAATCCAG GAATCACACTGGCCTTCCTCCGACTCGCCCATCAAGCTGCGTCTTTAAAGAAGGACAATGAGTCCAGTCCGCCTGATTTCCGAAAAGATGCCAATGAGAGGATCTATACTGGCCCAGATTTGCCTCTTTTGCCCAGTAGACTGTCTCCTTTAGGATCACTTTCCCCGATACCAGCAGCCGTTCTCCGTATACTAGCCGCGGCCACATCGAACCGTGCCGTTTCCAAAGATGACATCCAATGCTTTTATCAGGCGGTCGAACTAGCCATGAAAAATGGTCATATCGTCCCTCATGCTGGCGATAATCTAGGAGGCGATGAGATCTTATATGGACGTGCAGGGCTGTTGTGGTCGATTCTGAATATCCGCGCCCATAAGTATGATGAAGACACTGAGAAAGCTCTGAAGCCTCTCTACGAGTCCATTCCAAAACTGGTCGATGTGATCATCGAGGCAGGGAGACAAGGAGCACGTGACTGTGCTAAGCTATACGGCGACAAAGACACTCTTCCATTGATGTATATGTGGATGGAAAAATACTACTGTCTTGGAGC CGTCCATGGAGCGGGTTTGTACACATATTATTGA
- a CDS encoding uncharacterized protein (COG:V;~EggNog:ENOG410PVIH;~InterPro:IPR007822,IPR012341;~go_process: GO:0005975 - carbohydrate metabolic process [Evidence IEA]) yields the protein MACARRNSHLMTNHWQPEWDQAIQLATERIWEEGLLSKGGGLCHGISGNAWSVLLMHDCFEYDGELAEQAKHNYQARTQTDISSMQPELTGDYFLSRALSLMLHLRETRPYNTSPQSDSNDYRMPDNPYALTEGLPGPVCAWSESCVVIQARLRKMELDAKGETSAAARESDAVFQELESRHLGFPTLPYHRAVGMF from the coding sequence ATGGCATGTGCCAGAAGAAATAGCCATCTTATGACCAACCACTGGCAGCCCGAGTGGGATCAGGCCATCCAGTTAGCTACGGAGCGGATCTGGGAAGAAGGGCTGCTTTCGAAAGGCGGCGGATTATGCCATGGTATTTCAGGCAATGCGTGGTCGGTGCTGCTTATGCACGATTGCTTCGAGTATGACGGTGAACTGGCGGAACAGGCGAAACACAACTACCAAGCGCGCACGCAAACTGATATCTCGAGTATGCAGCCAGAGCTCACAGGAGACTATTTTCTTTCCAGAGCTCTATCTCTTATGCTTCATCTACGCGAGACGCGTCCCTATAACACATCGCCCCAATCGGATTCGAATGACTACCGCATGCCGGACAACCCCTATGCTTTGACTGAGGGCTTGCCAGGTCCCGTGTGCGCATGGTCCGAGAGCTGCGTGGTGATTCAGGCGAGGTTGCGGAAGATGGAGCTAGATGCGAAGGGAGAGACCTCGGCGGCGGCGCGTGAGAGCGATGCCGTTTTCCAGGAATTAGAGAGTCGTCATCTGGGATTCCCTACTCTTCCGTACCATCGGGCCGTTGGTATGTTCTGA
- a CDS encoding uncharacterized protein (COG:S;~EggNog:ENOG410Q1Z9), which translates to MKMDSWQRNLRMMHHLNEFLDLDSAKSNVVDEFVSLFNAIREGLTHIDDDFQIPDSQINMLFLSKLKSRPEWADWATALLRDPQVNGSDSTARISFQELARWAREEEKAIQVREEEEEEEDHDSGIELPVQPPPSTLPADHESAIDPMGWDGAAPRIQSRSRALTQDEINAFVVQKMNQEGVYRSGGTKGHRKRPSQEEINQYVVEQMRREQDRGTRARSYSQPEPRIANRHHQEQHMGRQQSARVPRCRFCGDLHPSDRCWRRWRVAVEAPQANFFPKRVEYRTEVPGQPPMYRTGFTLY; encoded by the coding sequence ATGAAAATGGACTCTTGGCAACGCAACCTCCGCATGATGCACCATCTCAACGAGTTCCTCGACCTCGACTCGGCCAAATCTAACGTCGTCGATGAATTCGTCTCCCTCTTCAACGCCATCCGCGAAGGTCTCACGCACATCGATGACGATTTCCAGATCCCCGATTCACAAATCAACATGTTGTTCCTGTCGAAATTGAAATCGCGGCCGGAATGGGCCGATTGGGCGACGGCCTTGCTGCGCGATCCGCAGGTAAATGGTTCTGACTCGACAGCGCGGATCTCGTTTCAGGAATTGGCCCGGTGGGCTagggaggaggaaaaggcgaTCCAGGTgcgggaggaagaagaggaagaggaagaccaTGACTCAGGGATTGAGCTACCGGTTCAACCACCGCCGTCGACGTTGCCGGCTGATCATGAGAGCGCGATTGATCCGATGGGTTGGGATGGTGCAGCGCCAAGGATACAGAGCAGATCTCGGGCGCTTACTCAGGATGAGATCAACGCATTTGTCGTCCAGAAGATGAACCAGGAAGGGGTCTACAGAAGCGGGGGTACCAAAGGTCACCGCAAACGACCTAGTCAAGAAGAAATCAATCAATACGTGGTTGAACAGATGCGCAGAGAACAGGACCGGGGAACGCGAGCGCGAAGCTACAGTCAGCCAGAGCCGAGGATTGCAAATCGTCACCACCAAGAACAACACATGGGACGTCAGCAGTCGGCACGAGTCCCTCGTTGCAGGTTCTGCGGTGATCTCCATCCGTCGGATCGTTGTTGGCGTCGCTGGAGAGTAGCCGTCGAGGCACCCCAGGCCAACTTCTTCCCTAAGCGAGTGGAATACCGTACCGAGGTTCCCGGTCAACCGCCTATGTATCGCACTGGGTTTACTCTCTACTGA